A window of the Streptomyces sp. JB150 genome harbors these coding sequences:
- a CDS encoding GTP-binding protein has product MGQSPKPQPQIPVVVLAGFLGSGKTTLLNHLLHRSGGSRIGAVVNDFGAIEIDAMAVAGALGDSTVSLGNGCLCCAVDASELDVYLDRLARPGTGIDVIVIEASGLAEPQELVRMVLASENRRVVYGGLVEVVDAAEFDATRARHPEIDRHLAIADLVVVNKLDRAPDAERVLGLVRGLTDGAAVVPATYGRIDPEFLFDCRPSEERVGQLSFDDLHEEEHSGPDDEAHGHAVHLHSGYDSLSFVSDRPLDPRRLMRFLDSRPEGLYRIKGYVDFGAHDPANRYSVHAVGRFLRFYPEPWEPGAERLTQLVLIGSGIDTPLLGKELEACRSDAPHTADEHGMWGVLRYVQDPEEPGPDPATGPGSDPDIDPDFAPDIDPGFDPETHPGFDPDHDQAP; this is encoded by the coding sequence TTGGGGCAGAGCCCGAAGCCGCAGCCGCAGATCCCGGTCGTCGTCCTCGCCGGATTCCTGGGTTCCGGCAAGACGACACTCCTCAACCACCTGCTGCACCGCAGCGGAGGCAGCCGGATCGGCGCCGTGGTGAACGACTTCGGCGCCATCGAGATCGACGCGATGGCCGTGGCCGGCGCGCTCGGCGACTCCACGGTCTCACTCGGCAACGGCTGCCTGTGCTGCGCGGTCGACGCGAGCGAACTCGACGTCTACCTCGACCGGCTCGCCCGCCCGGGGACCGGCATCGACGTCATCGTGATCGAGGCCAGCGGGCTCGCCGAGCCGCAGGAACTGGTCCGCATGGTGCTGGCGAGCGAGAACCGGCGAGTGGTCTACGGCGGTCTCGTCGAGGTCGTCGACGCCGCGGAGTTCGACGCGACCCGCGCCAGGCATCCCGAGATCGACCGGCACCTCGCCATCGCCGACCTGGTGGTGGTCAACAAGCTCGACCGCGCGCCCGACGCCGAACGCGTCCTCGGGCTGGTCCGCGGCCTCACCGACGGGGCGGCCGTCGTGCCCGCGACCTACGGACGGATCGACCCCGAGTTCCTCTTCGACTGCCGGCCGAGCGAGGAGCGCGTCGGGCAGCTGTCCTTCGACGACCTGCACGAGGAAGAGCACTCCGGTCCCGACGACGAGGCCCACGGCCACGCCGTGCACCTCCACAGCGGCTACGACAGCCTGTCCTTCGTCTCCGACCGCCCCCTCGATCCGCGCCGGCTGATGCGGTTCCTCGACAGCCGGCCGGAAGGGCTGTACCGGATCAAGGGCTACGTCGACTTCGGCGCCCACGACCCCGCCAACCGCTACTCCGTCCACGCCGTCGGACGCTTCCTGCGGTTCTACCCGGAGCCGTGGGAGCCCGGCGCCGAGCGGCTGACCCAGCTCGTCCTGATCGGCTCCGGCATCGACACCCCCCTCCTCGGCAAGGAGCTGGAGGCGTGCCGTAGCGACGCCCCGCACACCGCCGACGAGCACGGCATGTGGGGCGTCCTGCGCTACGTCCAGGACCCGGAGGAGCCGGGGCCCGACCCGGCGACCGGGCCGGGCTCCGACCCGGATATCGACCCGGACTTCGCTCCGGACATCGACCCGGGGTTCGACCCGGAGACTCACCCCGGCTTCGACCCGGACCACGACCAGGCGCCCTAG
- a CDS encoding sensor histidine kinase, producing MRPTSPARRLRLGLPRRMFSQVLLMQVAIAAGVAVLATGLFLAPLSDQLDDQAMRRALAIAQTTAAQPRLAEDVVGTPPSPDGPVQREAERIRRATRAEYVVIMDTRGVRWSHTEPAEIGRHVSTDPSQALAGREVMEIDEGTLGRSARGKVPLRDGDGDIVGAVSVGIAYDSVRARLVHAIPELLAYAGGALAVGALAAWLISRRVQRQTRDLAFSDIAALLAEREAMLHGIREGVVALDRAGRLRLLNDEAQRLLGIGDEAVGRSPDEALGAGRTADVLAGRVTGTDLLTVRGQRVLVANRMPTDDGGAVATLRDRTELEQLGRELDSTRGLIDALRAQDHEHANRMHTLLGLLELEMYDDAVEFVGEVVGDHRATAEQITEKIEDPLLAALLVGKATVAAERGVALRLSGRTRLPDRLVDARGLVTIVGNLVDNALDAVAGTPHARVEVELQAEGRTAVLAVRDTGPGIPEERRELVFTEGWSTKEPPAHRKRGIGLSLVRRLAERQGGTVTVGEAPGGGAEFTVVLPEALAGPGAERRAEPEAETGGTLCLPDAQSASGTTTAPSATTMPSAARSTEEETR from the coding sequence ATGCGCCCCACCTCCCCCGCCCGCCGCCTGCGTCTCGGTCTGCCGCGCCGGATGTTCTCGCAGGTGCTGCTGATGCAGGTGGCGATCGCCGCGGGAGTCGCGGTGCTCGCCACCGGACTGTTCCTCGCGCCGCTCAGCGATCAGCTGGACGACCAGGCGATGCGCCGCGCGCTGGCGATCGCGCAGACCACGGCGGCCCAGCCGCGGCTCGCCGAGGACGTCGTCGGCACCCCGCCGAGCCCGGACGGGCCCGTGCAGCGGGAGGCGGAGCGGATCCGGCGGGCCACGCGTGCCGAGTACGTCGTGATCATGGACACGCGCGGGGTGCGCTGGTCCCACACCGAGCCCGCGGAGATCGGCCGGCATGTCTCCACCGACCCCAGCCAGGCGCTGGCCGGCCGGGAGGTCATGGAGATCGACGAGGGCACCCTGGGCCGTTCCGCGCGCGGCAAGGTGCCACTGCGCGACGGCGACGGGGACATCGTGGGGGCGGTGTCGGTCGGTATCGCCTACGACAGTGTCCGCGCGCGGCTCGTCCACGCGATCCCGGAGCTCCTCGCGTATGCGGGCGGCGCCCTCGCCGTGGGCGCGCTGGCCGCCTGGCTGATCTCCCGCCGGGTGCAGCGCCAGACGCGGGACCTGGCCTTCTCCGACATCGCGGCCCTGCTGGCGGAGCGGGAGGCCATGCTGCACGGCATCCGCGAGGGCGTCGTCGCCCTGGACCGCGCGGGGCGGCTCCGCCTGCTCAACGACGAGGCGCAGCGCCTGCTCGGCATCGGCGACGAGGCCGTGGGCCGCTCCCCCGACGAGGCACTGGGCGCGGGCCGTACGGCCGATGTGCTGGCCGGCCGGGTGACCGGCACGGACCTGCTCACCGTGCGTGGGCAGCGGGTGCTGGTCGCCAACCGGATGCCCACCGACGACGGGGGCGCGGTCGCCACCCTGCGCGACCGCACCGAGCTGGAGCAGCTGGGGCGTGAACTGGACTCCACGCGCGGTCTGATCGACGCCCTGCGCGCTCAGGACCACGAACACGCCAACCGGATGCACACCCTGCTCGGACTGCTCGAACTGGAGATGTACGACGACGCCGTCGAGTTCGTCGGCGAGGTGGTCGGTGACCACCGGGCCACGGCGGAGCAGATCACCGAGAAGATCGAGGATCCGCTGCTCGCCGCCCTGCTGGTCGGCAAGGCGACCGTCGCCGCCGAGCGCGGGGTGGCGCTGCGGCTCTCCGGCCGCACCCGGCTGCCGGACCGGCTGGTCGACGCCCGCGGGCTGGTCACGATCGTCGGGAACCTGGTCGACAACGCGCTCGACGCCGTGGCGGGCACCCCGCACGCGCGCGTGGAGGTCGAATTGCAGGCCGAGGGCCGCACCGCCGTGCTCGCGGTACGGGACACGGGGCCCGGCATCCCCGAGGAGCGGCGGGAACTGGTCTTCACCGAGGGCTGGTCGACGAAGGAACCGCCCGCCCACCGCAAGCGCGGCATCGGGCTGTCCCTGGTGCGCCGGCTGGCCGAGCGGCAGGGCGGCACCGTGACCGTGGGCGAGGCGCCGGGCGGGGGCGCGGAGTTCACCGTCGTCCTGCCGGAGGCGCTGGCGGGGCCGGGGGCTGAGCGGAGGGCTGAGCCCGAGGCCGAGACCGGGGGCACCCTTTGCCTGCCGGACGCGCAGAGCGCATCCGGTACCACCACCGCGCCGAGCGCCACCACCATGCCGTCCGCCGCGCGGTCCACCGAGGAGGAGACGCGATGA
- a CDS encoding pitrilysin family protein: MPMGHTATAEAGSGGLKATEHRLANGLRVVLSEDHLTPVAAVCLWYDVGSRHEVKGRTGLAHLFEHLMFQGSAQVKGNGHFELVQGAGGSLNGTTSFERTNYFETMPAHQLELALWLEADRMGSLLAALDEESMENQRDVVKNERRQRYDNVPYGTAFEKLTALAYPEGHPYHHTPIGSMADLDAATLEDAREFFRTYYAPNNAVLSVVGDIDPEQTLAWIEKYFGSIPSHDGKPAPRDGTLPDIIGEQLREVVEEEVPARALMAAYRLPHDGTRACDAADLALTILGGGESSRLYNRLVRRDRTAVAAGFGLLRLAGAPSLGWLDVKTSGDVEVPVIETAIDEELARFAEEGPTAEEMERAQAQLEREWLDRLGTVAGRADELCRYAVLFGDPQLALTAVQRVLEVTPEEVQEIAKARLRPDNRAVLVYEPITPEQPEDVEGTEDPESAATVEAADATEEAAK, translated from the coding sequence ATGCCCATGGGTCACACGGCCACAGCCGAGGCAGGCTCCGGCGGCCTGAAAGCGACCGAGCACCGCCTGGCCAACGGCCTGCGCGTGGTGCTCTCCGAGGATCACCTGACCCCGGTCGCGGCGGTGTGCCTCTGGTACGACGTCGGCTCCCGCCACGAAGTCAAGGGGCGTACCGGCCTGGCTCACCTTTTCGAGCACCTGATGTTCCAGGGCTCCGCCCAGGTGAAGGGCAACGGTCACTTCGAGCTGGTGCAGGGCGCCGGCGGCTCACTGAACGGCACCACCAGCTTCGAGCGCACCAACTACTTCGAGACCATGCCCGCCCACCAGCTGGAGCTCGCCCTCTGGCTGGAGGCCGACCGCATGGGCTCCCTGCTGGCCGCCCTGGACGAGGAGTCCATGGAGAACCAGCGGGACGTCGTCAAGAACGAGCGCCGCCAGCGCTACGACAACGTCCCCTACGGCACCGCCTTCGAGAAGCTGACCGCCCTGGCGTACCCGGAGGGCCACCCGTACCACCACACGCCGATCGGCTCGATGGCCGACCTGGACGCGGCGACCCTGGAGGACGCGCGGGAGTTCTTCCGCACCTACTACGCGCCCAACAACGCGGTCCTGTCGGTCGTCGGCGACATCGACCCCGAGCAGACCCTCGCCTGGATCGAGAAGTACTTCGGCTCCATCCCCTCCCACGACGGCAAGCCCGCCCCGCGTGACGGCACGCTGCCCGACATCATCGGCGAGCAGCTGCGCGAGGTCGTCGAGGAGGAGGTCCCCGCGCGCGCCCTGATGGCCGCCTACCGGCTCCCGCACGACGGCACGCGCGCGTGCGACGCGGCCGACCTGGCGCTGACCATCCTCGGCGGCGGCGAGTCCTCCCGCCTGTACAACCGGCTGGTCCGCCGGGACCGTACGGCCGTCGCGGCCGGCTTCGGGCTGCTCCGGCTGGCCGGGGCGCCCTCCCTGGGCTGGCTGGACGTGAAGACCTCCGGCGACGTGGAGGTGCCGGTCATCGAGACCGCCATCGACGAGGAGCTCGCCCGGTTCGCCGAGGAGGGCCCCACCGCCGAGGAGATGGAGCGCGCCCAGGCCCAGTTGGAGCGCGAGTGGCTGGACCGGCTCGGCACGGTCGCCGGCCGCGCCGACGAACTGTGCCGGTACGCCGTGCTGTTCGGTGACCCGCAGCTCGCCCTCACCGCCGTGCAGCGGGTGCTGGAGGTGACGCCCGAGGAGGTCCAGGAGATCGCCAAGGCCCGCCTGCGGCCCGACAACCGCGCGGTGCTCGTCTACGAGCCGATCACCCCCGAGCAGCCCGAGGACGTCGAGGGCACCGAGGACCCGGAATCCGCGGCGACCGTGGAAGCCGCCGACGCCACCGAGGAGGCGGCCAAGTGA
- a CDS encoding cation acetate symporter, whose product MTGEHQTLALVLFSGFVAVTLAITTWVSRNRHGSAEEFYAGGRLFSPMENGFAIAGDYMSAASFLGISGLIALYGYDGLLYSVGFLVAWLVVLFLVAELVRNCGRFTLADVVTARMRERPVRIAAGTSSVTVSVLYLVAQMVGAGSLVALLLGGTSEAARTWTVIGVGALMVLYVTWGGMRATTWIQIVKAVLLMGGALALTVLVLTRFHGDFDRLLRTAADRSGHGAAFLAPGLKYGGDWTARFDFISLGLALVLGTAGLPHILSRFYTVPTARAARRSVVWSIGLIGGFYLMTIVLGFGAAALVGPDAVRGSNAAGNTAVPLLALDLGGGADSTGGTVLFAIVAAVAFATILAVVAGITLASSASVAHDLYASLRRERSAPRGEVAVARVAAAGVGAVAIVLGLLARDLNVAFLVGLAFAVAASANLPVLLYSLFWRDFTTRGAVWAVYGGLIPAVVLVLLSPVVSGGPDALFPHLDFQVFPLQNPGLVSIPLGFLAGWLGTVTSAEEPDRARHAETEVRSLTGAGAA is encoded by the coding sequence GTGACCGGTGAGCATCAGACGCTGGCCCTGGTGCTGTTCAGCGGGTTCGTCGCCGTGACGCTCGCGATCACCACCTGGGTGAGCCGCAACCGGCACGGCTCGGCCGAGGAGTTCTACGCCGGCGGGCGCCTGTTCTCCCCGATGGAGAACGGTTTTGCCATCGCCGGTGACTACATGTCCGCCGCGTCCTTCCTCGGGATCTCCGGCCTCATCGCGCTCTACGGCTACGACGGACTGCTGTACTCCGTCGGGTTCCTGGTGGCCTGGCTGGTGGTGCTGTTCCTCGTCGCCGAACTGGTCCGCAACTGCGGCCGGTTCACCCTCGCCGACGTCGTCACCGCGCGGATGCGGGAACGGCCGGTGCGGATCGCGGCGGGAACTTCCTCGGTCACCGTGTCCGTTCTGTACCTGGTGGCGCAGATGGTCGGGGCGGGCAGCCTGGTCGCGCTGCTGCTGGGCGGGACGAGCGAGGCCGCGCGCACCTGGACGGTCATCGGGGTCGGCGCGCTCATGGTCCTCTATGTGACGTGGGGAGGGATGCGCGCCACCACCTGGATCCAGATCGTGAAGGCGGTCCTGCTCATGGGCGGGGCGCTCGCCCTGACCGTGCTCGTGCTGACGCGGTTCCACGGTGACTTCGACCGGCTGCTGCGCACCGCGGCCGACCGCAGCGGCCACGGCGCGGCCTTCCTGGCGCCCGGCCTGAAGTACGGCGGGGACTGGACCGCCCGCTTCGACTTCATCAGCCTCGGACTCGCGCTGGTGCTGGGCACGGCCGGGCTGCCGCACATCCTCTCCCGCTTCTACACCGTGCCCACGGCCCGCGCGGCCCGCCGCTCGGTGGTCTGGTCGATCGGGCTCATCGGCGGCTTCTACCTGATGACGATCGTGCTCGGCTTCGGTGCCGCCGCCCTCGTGGGCCCGGACGCCGTGCGCGGCTCGAACGCGGCCGGGAACACGGCGGTCCCGCTGCTGGCACTCGACCTGGGCGGCGGCGCCGACTCCACCGGCGGAACGGTTCTCTTCGCGATCGTCGCCGCCGTGGCCTTCGCCACGATCCTCGCCGTGGTCGCCGGGATCACGCTCGCCTCCTCGGCATCCGTCGCCCACGACCTGTACGCCTCGCTGCGCCGCGAGCGGTCCGCGCCGCGCGGCGAGGTGGCCGTCGCGCGGGTCGCGGCGGCCGGCGTCGGCGCCGTCGCGATCGTCCTCGGACTGCTCGCCCGCGACCTCAACGTCGCCTTCCTGGTGGGCCTCGCCTTCGCCGTCGCCGCCTCCGCGAACCTCCCGGTGCTGCTCTACTCGCTGTTCTGGCGCGACTTCACCACCCGCGGCGCCGTGTGGGCCGTCTACGGCGGGCTGATCCCGGCCGTGGTGCTGGTGCTGCTGTCGCCCGTCGTGTCGGGCGGCCCCGACGCGCTCTTCCCGCACCTCGACTTCCAGGTGTTCCCGTTGCAGAACCCCGGCCTCGTCTCCATCCCGCTGGGCTTCCTCGCGGGCTGGCTCGGCACCGTCACCTCGGCCGAGGAGCCGGACCGGGCCCGGCACGCGGAGACGGAGGTGCGGTCGCTGACGGGGGCGGGAGCGGCGTAG
- a CDS encoding sucrase ferredoxin, translating into MSTCATVSRSLDEPISGTAATARTWLLVEQPGPWGARALTSSHLDPALGRALEAAAKHTGVRIALIRRPGRHADSRMPAVRRVYVAHTVPGNAWLHTATVTDPRRLLDLDFAALGRGDHRSFGTVLQGRPHTGAPLALVCTNGKRDRCCALLGRPLAAELASSGVEGVWEVTHLGGHRFSPTLLVLPYGYAYGRAEAHGVKEVLHAVQEGRIVVTGCRGSSAWERPGQAAELAVRREAGEYAADALSVVRTENAVRTHGAAARWEVTVAHVDGRCWRVLVAQGASEPPRPESCGTSVLGAPARMDVLAVRELTPAALAG; encoded by the coding sequence GTGAGTACGTGCGCGACCGTCTCCCGGAGCCTCGACGAGCCGATTTCCGGTACCGCGGCCACTGCCAGGACCTGGCTGCTGGTGGAGCAGCCGGGCCCGTGGGGCGCCAGGGCGCTCACCTCGAGCCACCTGGACCCCGCGCTGGGCCGCGCCCTGGAAGCCGCCGCGAAACACACCGGCGTGCGCATCGCGCTCATCCGCCGCCCCGGCCGCCACGCGGACTCCCGTATGCCCGCGGTGCGCCGGGTGTACGTGGCTCACACCGTCCCCGGCAACGCCTGGCTGCACACCGCCACGGTCACCGACCCCCGCCGGCTCCTGGACCTGGACTTCGCCGCCCTCGGCCGGGGCGACCACCGCTCCTTCGGCACCGTGCTCCAGGGGCGGCCCCACACCGGCGCCCCCCTCGCCCTCGTCTGCACCAACGGCAAGCGCGACCGCTGCTGCGCCCTGCTGGGCCGCCCCCTCGCCGCCGAGCTGGCCTCGTCCGGCGTGGAGGGCGTCTGGGAGGTCACCCACCTGGGCGGACACCGCTTCTCACCGACGCTGCTCGTCCTGCCGTACGGCTACGCGTACGGCCGGGCCGAGGCCCACGGCGTCAAGGAGGTCCTGCACGCCGTCCAGGAGGGCCGGATCGTCGTCACCGGCTGCCGGGGCAGCTCCGCGTGGGAGCGGCCCGGCCAGGCGGCCGAGCTGGCCGTGCGCAGGGAGGCGGGCGAGTACGCGGCGGACGCCCTGAGCGTCGTACGCACCGAGAACGCCGTACGGACGCACGGCGCGGCCGCGCGCTGGGAGGTGACCGTCGCTCACGTGGACGGCCGCTGCTGGCGCGTCCTCGTCGCCCAGGGGGCGTCCGAGCCGCCACGCCCCGAGAGCTGCGGCACCTCGGTCCTGGGCGCCCCCGCGCGGATGGACGTCCTGGCGGTGCGCGAACTGACCCCGGCGGCCCTGGCCGGCTGA
- a CDS encoding response regulator, whose product MIEVLVVDDDTRVARVNAAYVEKVPGFHVAGQAHQAAEALRLLETLPHVDLVLLDHYLPDGTGLAVVQEMRRRGHQTDVIMVTAARDVSTVQAAMRHGALQYLVKPFAFAGLRAKLEAYAQLRRTLDGGGEAEQAEVDRIFGALSAPSEPDLPKGHSPTTAELVRQCLMSADGPLSAQEIAERTGVSRQTAQRYLKLLERTGRATLTLKYGDAGRPEHRYVWATRA is encoded by the coding sequence ATGATCGAGGTCCTGGTCGTGGACGACGACACCAGGGTCGCCCGGGTGAACGCCGCCTACGTCGAGAAGGTGCCGGGCTTCCACGTCGCCGGGCAGGCGCACCAGGCGGCGGAGGCGCTGCGGCTGCTGGAGACGCTGCCGCACGTGGACCTCGTGCTGCTGGACCACTACCTGCCGGACGGCACGGGCCTCGCGGTGGTCCAGGAGATGCGCCGCCGCGGCCACCAGACCGACGTGATCATGGTGACGGCCGCGCGGGACGTGTCGACGGTGCAGGCGGCGATGCGGCACGGCGCGCTGCAGTACCTGGTCAAGCCGTTCGCGTTCGCGGGCCTGCGCGCCAAGCTGGAGGCGTACGCGCAGCTGCGCCGCACCCTCGACGGCGGCGGCGAGGCCGAACAGGCCGAGGTGGACCGGATCTTCGGCGCGCTGTCCGCGCCCTCGGAGCCGGATCTGCCGAAGGGGCACTCCCCCACCACGGCCGAGCTGGTACGGCAGTGCCTGATGAGCGCGGACGGGCCGCTGTCGGCCCAGGAGATCGCCGAGCGGACGGGCGTGAGCCGGCAGACCGCCCAGCGCTATCTGAAGCTGCTGGAGCGCACAGGACGGGCCACGCTGACCCTGAAGTACGGCGACGCGGGCCGCCCGGAGCACCGTTACGTGTGGGCGACCCGCGCCTGA
- a CDS encoding DNA topoisomerase IV subunit A has product MARRSTKTPPPDDAYEERILDIDVVDEMQGSFLEYAYSVIYSRALPDARDGLKPVHRRIVYQMNEMGLRPERGYVKCARVVGEVMGKLHPHGDASIYDALVRMAQPFSMRVPLVDGHGNFGSLGNDDPPAAMRYTECRMAAATGLMTESIDEDTVDFAPNYDGQEREPVALPAAFPNLLVNGASGIAVGMATNMPPHNLSEVIAAARHLIRHPNADLDALMKHVPGPDLPTGGRIVGLSGIRDAYETGRGTFKMRATVSVENVTARRKGLVVTELPFTVGPEKVIAKIKDLVGAKKLQGIADVKDLTDREHGLRLVIEIKNGFVPEAVLEQLYKLTPMEESFGINNVALVDGQPLTLGLKELLEVYLDHRFEVVRRRSEFRRGKRRDRLHLVEGLLTALVDIDEVIRLIRSSENSAQAKERLMERFSLSETQTQYILDTPLRRLTKYDRIELEAEKERLNAEIEELTRILESDAELRKLVSSELAAVAKKFGTPRRTVLLESAATTAATVPLQVADDPCRVLLSSTGLLARTANAEPFAQDADARRAKHDVIVSAVPATTRGEVGAVTSYGRLLRINVVDLPQLPDTATAPTLSGGAPLAEFVSLEDDETVVCLTTLDESSPGLALGTEQGVVKRVVPDYPANKDELEVITLKEGDRIVGAVELRTGEEDLVFITDDAQLLRYQASQVRPQGRPAGGMTGIKLAEGAKVISFTAVDPASDALVFTVAGSRGTLDDSVQTTAKLTPFDQFPRKGRATGGVRCQRFLKGEDCLSFAWAGPAPARAAQKNGTPAELPELDPRRDGSGVSLTKTISAVAGPV; this is encoded by the coding sequence ATGGCCCGCCGCAGCACGAAGACCCCGCCGCCCGACGACGCGTACGAGGAGCGGATCCTCGACATCGACGTCGTCGACGAGATGCAGGGCTCCTTCCTCGAGTACGCGTACTCGGTCATCTACTCCCGAGCCCTGCCGGACGCGCGCGACGGCCTGAAGCCGGTGCACCGCCGCATCGTCTACCAGATGAACGAGATGGGCCTGCGCCCGGAGCGCGGCTATGTGAAGTGCGCCCGCGTGGTCGGCGAGGTCATGGGCAAGCTGCACCCGCACGGCGACGCGTCGATCTACGACGCCCTGGTCCGCATGGCGCAGCCCTTCTCGATGCGCGTGCCGCTGGTGGACGGCCACGGCAACTTCGGCTCGCTGGGCAACGACGACCCGCCGGCCGCCATGCGGTACACGGAGTGCCGGATGGCCGCGGCGACGGGTCTGATGACCGAGTCCATCGACGAGGACACGGTCGACTTCGCGCCGAACTACGACGGCCAGGAGCGCGAGCCGGTCGCGCTGCCCGCCGCGTTCCCGAACCTGCTGGTGAACGGCGCCTCCGGCATCGCGGTCGGCATGGCCACGAACATGCCGCCGCACAATCTGAGCGAGGTCATCGCGGCGGCCCGCCACCTGATCCGGCACCCGAACGCCGACCTCGACGCCCTGATGAAGCACGTCCCTGGCCCCGACCTGCCCACCGGCGGCCGGATCGTCGGCCTGTCCGGGATCCGCGACGCCTACGAGACGGGCCGCGGCACCTTCAAGATGCGCGCGACGGTCTCCGTCGAGAACGTCACCGCCCGCCGCAAGGGCCTGGTCGTCACCGAGCTGCCCTTCACGGTCGGCCCCGAGAAGGTCATCGCCAAGATCAAGGACCTGGTCGGCGCGAAGAAGCTCCAGGGCATCGCCGACGTCAAGGACCTCACCGACCGCGAGCACGGGCTGCGCCTGGTCATCGAGATCAAGAACGGCTTCGTGCCGGAGGCGGTCCTGGAGCAGCTGTACAAGCTGACGCCGATGGAGGAGTCCTTCGGCATCAACAACGTCGCGCTGGTGGACGGCCAGCCGCTGACGCTGGGCCTGAAGGAGCTGCTGGAGGTCTACCTCGACCACCGCTTCGAGGTCGTGCGCCGCCGCTCGGAGTTCCGCCGCGGCAAGCGGCGCGACCGTCTGCACCTGGTCGAGGGCCTGCTGACGGCGCTGGTCGACATCGACGAGGTCATCCGGCTGATCCGCTCCAGCGAGAACTCGGCGCAGGCCAAGGAGCGCCTGATGGAGCGCTTCTCGCTGAGCGAGACGCAGACCCAGTACATCCTGGACACGCCGCTGCGCCGGCTCACCAAGTACGACCGGATCGAGCTGGAGGCGGAGAAGGAGCGGCTCAACGCCGAGATCGAGGAGCTGACCCGGATCCTGGAGTCGGACGCGGAGCTGCGCAAGCTGGTCTCCTCGGAACTCGCCGCGGTCGCCAAGAAGTTCGGCACCCCGCGCCGGACGGTCCTGCTGGAGTCCGCGGCGACCACGGCCGCCACCGTGCCGCTCCAGGTCGCGGACGACCCGTGCCGGGTGCTGCTGTCCTCGACCGGCCTGCTGGCCCGTACGGCGAACGCGGAGCCGTTCGCGCAGGACGCCGACGCCCGGCGCGCCAAGCACGACGTGATCGTCTCCGCGGTGCCGGCCACGACGCGCGGCGAGGTCGGCGCGGTGACGTCGTACGGCCGGCTGCTGCGGATCAACGTCGTCGACCTGCCCCAGCTGCCGGACACCGCGACGGCGCCGACGCTGTCGGGCGGCGCGCCGCTGGCGGAGTTCGTGTCGCTGGAGGACGACGAGACGGTGGTCTGCCTGACCACCCTCGACGAGTCCTCCCCCGGCCTGGCGCTGGGCACGGAACAGGGCGTCGTCAAGCGGGTCGTGCCCGACTACCCGGCCAACAAGGACGAGCTGGAGGTGATCACCCTCAAGGAGGGTGACCGGATCGTCGGCGCGGTGGAGCTGCGCACCGGTGAGGAGGACCTGGTCTTCATCACGGACGACGCCCAGCTGCTGCGCTACCAGGCGTCCCAGGTCCGCCCGCAGGGCCGGCCGGCGGGCGGCATGACCGGCATCAAGCTCGCCGAGGGCGCCAAGGTCATCTCGTTCACGGCGGTCGACCCCGCGTCGGACGCGCTCGTCTTCACGGTGGCCGGCTCGCGCGGCACGCTGGACGACTCGGTGCAGACGACCGCCAAGCTGACCCCGTTCGACCAGTTCCCGCGCAAGGGGCGCGCCACCGGCGGTGTGCGCTGCCAGCGGTTCCTGAAGGGCGAGGACTGCCTGTCCTTCGCCTGGGCCGGCCCGGCGCCCGCCCGTGCCGCGCAGAAGAACGGCACCCCGGCCGAACTCCCGGAGCTCGACCCGCGCCGCGACGGCTCGGGCGTGTCGCTGACCAAGACGATCTCGGCGGTGGCGGGGCCGGTGTAG